One Sanguibacter keddieii DSM 10542 genomic window carries:
- a CDS encoding response regulator transcription factor produces the protein MAPDEERRTAVIIEDDADIRHLLEAVLSDAGFHTIATGNGIDGVQAVKAYEPIVTTLDMGMPGIDGLETARRIRQFSQTYLVIVSARSEEIDTLQALDAGADDYLTKPFRPRELRARIDAMLRRPRVTGGEPAIAAAAEAATAAPAAQVPQAAPEVPTGAPEAHPVGAHAAPTAMSGTPGADVTAGTDGTDSTASEQQQGEGVVLVDEGEGWLVHRGLRLNPDMRLVRYGQEEIVLTRSEFDLLSALMETGRRVRGKADLALLLRGESYVTSYYVSEADKRAIEVHMANLRRKLSDTATSPRWIETVRGVGYRLTSVDET, from the coding sequence GTGGCACCGGACGAAGAACGCCGCACCGCAGTCATCATCGAAGACGACGCAGACATCCGGCACCTCCTCGAGGCCGTCCTCTCGGACGCCGGCTTCCACACCATCGCCACGGGCAACGGCATCGACGGCGTCCAGGCGGTCAAGGCCTACGAGCCGATCGTCACGACGCTCGACATGGGCATGCCCGGCATCGACGGGCTCGAGACGGCCCGTCGCATCCGCCAGTTCAGCCAGACCTACCTGGTGATCGTCAGCGCGCGCAGCGAGGAGATCGACACCCTCCAGGCCCTCGACGCCGGGGCCGACGACTACCTCACCAAGCCGTTCCGCCCGCGCGAGCTGCGTGCCCGCATCGACGCCATGCTCCGACGCCCCCGGGTCACCGGCGGGGAGCCCGCGATCGCCGCGGCGGCGGAGGCCGCGACCGCGGCTCCCGCGGCGCAGGTCCCGCAGGCAGCCCCGGAGGTTCCGACCGGTGCTCCTGAGGCGCACCCGGTCGGCGCGCACGCCGCTCCCACCGCCATGTCCGGCACCCCTGGCGCCGACGTCACCGCTGGCACTGATGGCACGGACAGCACGGCGTCCGAGCAGCAGCAGGGCGAGGGCGTCGTGCTGGTCGACGAGGGCGAGGGGTGGCTCGTGCACCGGGGCCTCCGCCTCAACCCCGACATGCGGCTGGTCCGCTACGGCCAGGAGGAGATCGTCCTCACCCGCAGCGAGTTCGACCTGCTGAGCGCGCTCATGGAGACCGGCCGCCGCGTGCGCGGCAAGGCCGACCTCGCGCTGCTGCTCCGCGGCGAGAGCTACGTGACGTCGTACTACGTGAGCGAGGCGGACAAGCGCGCGATCGAGGTCCACATGGCCAACCTGCGCCGCAAGCTCTCCGACACGGCGACGTCCCCGCGCTGGATCGAGACGGTGCGCGGGGTCGGGTACAGGCTCACCTCGGTCGACGAGACCTGA
- a CDS encoding glycosyltransferase family 2 protein, which produces MAQFEDDIIIDHDTFGEIEKYANEFIESVEALTTARPTIGCIIPAYNEEESIGSVIESLLAQTRLPDVIHVIVNNTTDKTVEIAAGYAGAHSSEVDGVEQFTEVYVHDIGKNPDKKVGALNYGFTLIEGMDYLLGVDGDTVASEKAVEQLEEEIVSDSRIGGISAIYTIDPDPIQGTVAKFLISGQRAQFAAFNMQNMLRGRNMAVLGGQYSIFATKALRDAMTQNHQTTPWVKDSEVEDSLLSLQIKSAGYLTKISARARADVGGMTTLRGLDAQQVKWNYGAIELMWPGQRGDTKGQPFHPNLRLRWLENLSMAVNAFARVMFILLVVAAVSIDAFVFSPVWLVPPVVAAALNVRIAMSMEGRTRRDILFAALIFPAEMYMWVRIGHFLRAWTKFASKKQVDNWAAQAKAERGAGNAYLTPLLITVAVMIALAAVWVQLSVLIQSTVLWVAWPVLGTIAVAQTLGMFGKLVRRHHGYKA; this is translated from the coding sequence GTGGCACAGTTCGAGGACGACATCATCATCGATCACGACACCTTCGGTGAGATCGAGAAGTACGCGAACGAGTTCATCGAGAGCGTCGAGGCGCTCACGACGGCCCGCCCGACGATCGGCTGCATCATCCCCGCGTACAACGAGGAGGAGTCGATCGGCTCGGTCATCGAGTCGCTCCTCGCCCAGACCCGCCTGCCCGACGTCATCCACGTGATCGTCAACAACACGACCGACAAGACCGTCGAGATCGCCGCGGGGTACGCCGGCGCGCACTCCTCCGAGGTCGACGGCGTCGAGCAGTTCACCGAGGTGTACGTCCACGACATCGGCAAGAACCCCGACAAGAAGGTCGGTGCCCTCAACTACGGCTTCACGCTCATCGAGGGCATGGACTACCTGCTCGGCGTCGACGGCGACACGGTCGCGAGCGAGAAGGCCGTCGAGCAGCTCGAGGAGGAGATCGTCTCGGACAGCCGCATCGGCGGCATCTCCGCGATCTACACGATCGACCCCGACCCCATCCAGGGCACGGTCGCCAAGTTCCTCATCTCCGGCCAGCGCGCGCAGTTCGCGGCCTTCAACATGCAGAACATGCTCCGCGGCCGGAACATGGCGGTGCTCGGCGGCCAGTACTCGATCTTCGCCACCAAGGCCCTGCGCGACGCCATGACGCAGAACCACCAGACCACGCCGTGGGTCAAGGACTCCGAGGTCGAGGACTCGCTGCTCTCGCTGCAGATCAAGAGCGCCGGCTACCTCACCAAGATCAGCGCCCGTGCCCGCGCCGACGTCGGCGGCATGACCACCCTGCGCGGCCTCGACGCCCAGCAGGTCAAGTGGAACTACGGCGCCATCGAGCTCATGTGGCCCGGGCAGCGCGGCGACACCAAGGGCCAGCCCTTCCACCCGAACCTGCGCCTGCGCTGGCTCGAGAACCTGTCGATGGCCGTCAACGCCTTCGCGCGAGTGATGTTCATCCTGCTGGTCGTCGCGGCCGTGTCGATCGACGCCTTCGTCTTCTCGCCCGTGTGGCTGGTCCCGCCCGTCGTCGCCGCAGCGCTCAACGTCCGCATCGCGATGTCGATGGAGGGCCGCACCAGGCGGGACATCCTCTTCGCCGCCCTGATCTTCCCCGCCGAGATGTACATGTGGGTGCGTATCGGCCACTTCCTGCGGGCCTGGACCAAGTTCGCGAGCAAGAAGCAGGTCGACAACTGGGCCGCGCAGGCCAAGGCAGAGCGTGGCGCGGGCAACGCGTACCTCACGCCGCTGCTCATCACCGTGGCCGTGATGATCGCCCTCGCGGCCGTGTGGGTCCAGCTGTCCGTGCTCATCCAGTCGACGGTCCTCTGGGTCGCCTGGCCCGTCCTCGGCACCATCGCCGTCGCCCAGACCCTCGGCATGTTCGGCAAGCTCGTGCGTCGCCACCACGGCTACAAGGCGTGA
- a CDS encoding GNAT family N-acetyltransferase, producing the protein MSDESTPGTRVTHDEEAHRLEATTPDGEVAGFLTYDLVESKAPGGRGSLIATHTIVQPHHERQGIGSSLARAVLDHAQEHRLTVIPECSFVRAYIDQHPEYKALLP; encoded by the coding sequence ATGAGCGACGAGAGCACCCCGGGCACCCGGGTCACCCATGACGAGGAGGCCCACCGCCTCGAGGCCACCACCCCCGACGGCGAGGTGGCGGGGTTCCTCACCTACGACCTCGTGGAGTCCAAGGCCCCGGGCGGGCGCGGGTCGCTCATCGCGACCCACACGATCGTCCAGCCCCACCACGAACGGCAGGGCATCGGCTCGAGCCTCGCGCGCGCCGTCCTCGACCACGCGCAGGAGCACCGGCTGACGGTGATCCCGGAGTGCTCCTTCGTGCGGGCGTACATCGACCAGCACCCGGAGTACAAGGCGCTGCTGCCCTGA